In one window of Laspinema palackyanum D2c DNA:
- a CDS encoding TIGR00266 family protein, which yields MQLNLATLVNNHHPEKQASSIVEYEIRYKPSFATLFVTLSPGESITAEPGAAISMDSRIAMKTQFSGGFFSGLLKKWFGGESLLVNVFRNPTTHPLELVLSQASIGDMACIELTQSSICLQPGAYIAHTPGIKITLSWAGFSSWFAREGLFKLKLTGTGRVFFGAYGGLTPKRINGDFIVDNGHLVAYEPSIKMGISMSGGLFSSLSSGEGFVNRLKGQGMIYLQSRSVEGLVKFLNPQFR from the coding sequence TTGCAACTAAATCTTGCCACACTGGTAAATAATCATCACCCTGAGAAACAAGCGAGTTCTATCGTGGAATATGAGATTCGTTATAAACCCTCCTTTGCCACCCTGTTTGTCACCCTCAGTCCCGGGGAATCCATCACCGCAGAACCCGGTGCCGCCATCTCAATGGATAGCCGGATTGCCATGAAAACCCAATTTTCCGGGGGGTTCTTCTCCGGGTTATTAAAAAAATGGTTCGGGGGAGAGAGTCTCCTGGTTAACGTCTTTCGCAATCCCACCACTCACCCCCTAGAATTGGTCCTCAGTCAAGCCAGTATTGGGGATATGGCTTGCATTGAACTCACCCAGTCCAGTATCTGCTTGCAACCCGGGGCTTATATTGCTCATACCCCGGGGATAAAAATCACCCTCAGTTGGGCGGGATTTTCCAGTTGGTTCGCCCGCGAGGGACTATTTAAGCTCAAATTAACCGGCACCGGGAGAGTATTTTTCGGCGCTTATGGCGGCTTAACTCCTAAACGAATTAACGGCGATTTTATCGTGGACAATGGTCATTTAGTCGCCTATGAACCCAGCATAAAAATGGGAATTTCCATGTCCGGTGGCTTGTTCAGTTCCCTTTCATCTGGGGAAGGATTTGTCAACCGCTTAAAAGGCCAAGGAATGATCTACTTACAATCCCGAAGCGTGGAAGGCTTAGTCAAATTTTTAAACCCCCAATTTCGGTAA
- a CDS encoding Hsp70 family protein: MTGYNIGLDFGTTNSIVSYMGPNGELDAFQYGGPDGHKYVPSFIAYDEGFVEIGMAARTTAANHPEVESYGNFKMRLPLADFSEYFAGNRTPSTVTADYLRELLISEENPYSFINQQGTVNALVVSVPEIWQRDIYNRGRESLQTLIKQLGLPLIHLVSEPVAAAAYYAWEIQRRARQEGVAPFSGNLLVCDMGGGTFDVSLCRIYGDKKVEVLYFDGEGDRGLDSAGVAFDRHCVQLAYQRKQGHPLDETDPEFLRLLREFETVKIGSHGRGTRKLINCLKEPDIYGDRDLYVFAGGYSVSFGEVLEAFTPISAGIHRVMNRLKAWLQQQNLEIDRLFLVGGFSQFLLVQRTISEALAIDETDPRFDQTFNITNSAYAISYGACLIANQLVEPTEKYVHTLGIVVDTINPQAEREQRFIPIIKGGSGLDELAKPQFADIPPLVTFQNDTPLSLTLWVDPQSKGIRLKESLPDMVKLPSYESSDSWRVGMRVDRSQIAYLVIEDIAGEKRIEYELGNAIAKMFPGFVLIDEREPDN, translated from the coding sequence ATGACAGGTTACAACATTGGACTCGATTTCGGCACGACTAACTCAATCGTCTCCTACATGGGTCCGAATGGAGAACTGGATGCTTTCCAATATGGGGGGCCAGACGGTCATAAATATGTCCCTTCCTTTATCGCCTACGATGAGGGATTTGTGGAAATTGGCATGGCGGCGCGCACCACGGCAGCGAATCATCCGGAGGTGGAAAGTTATGGCAATTTTAAGATGCGGTTGCCGTTGGCTGATTTTTCCGAGTATTTTGCGGGAAATCGGACGCCGAGTACAGTAACGGCAGATTACCTGCGGGAACTGCTGATTTCTGAGGAGAATCCCTATAGTTTTATCAACCAACAAGGGACGGTCAATGCTTTGGTGGTTTCGGTTCCAGAAATTTGGCAGCGAGATATTTATAATCGAGGCCGGGAATCGCTCCAAACGTTAATTAAACAGTTAGGATTACCGCTAATTCATCTAGTGAGTGAACCTGTGGCAGCCGCGGCTTATTATGCTTGGGAAATCCAACGCCGCGCTCGACAAGAGGGAGTTGCTCCTTTTAGTGGCAATTTGCTGGTTTGTGATATGGGAGGCGGGACTTTTGATGTGAGTCTGTGCCGGATTTATGGGGATAAAAAGGTGGAGGTGCTGTATTTTGATGGAGAAGGCGATCGCGGTTTAGATTCTGCCGGAGTTGCCTTCGATCGCCACTGCGTCCAACTCGCCTACCAACGCAAGCAGGGTCACCCGTTAGATGAAACCGACCCGGAATTCCTGCGCTTACTCCGAGAGTTTGAAACGGTCAAAATAGGCTCTCATGGCCGAGGAACGCGCAAACTGATTAACTGTTTAAAGGAACCGGATATCTATGGCGATCGCGATTTATATGTCTTTGCTGGCGGCTACAGCGTCAGCTTCGGCGAAGTCCTAGAAGCTTTTACTCCCATTTCCGCCGGAATTCACCGGGTGATGAACCGTTTAAAAGCCTGGTTACAGCAACAGAACCTAGAAATTGACCGACTCTTTTTAGTCGGCGGATTCTCCCAATTTCTCCTCGTCCAACGCACCATTTCCGAAGCGTTAGCCATCGATGAAACTGACCCGCGCTTTGACCAAACCTTTAATATAACGAATAGTGCTTATGCCATTTCTTACGGAGCCTGCTTAATTGCTAATCAACTGGTAGAACCGACCGAAAAATACGTTCATACCCTGGGAATTGTCGTAGATACGATTAATCCCCAAGCGGAACGAGAACAACGATTTATTCCGATTATTAAAGGCGGTTCTGGTTTAGATGAATTAGCGAAACCTCAGTTTGCCGACATTCCCCCCTTAGTCACTTTTCAAAATGATACCCCCCTGAGTTTAACCCTCTGGGTTGACCCCCAATCCAAGGGCATCAGATTGAAAGAATCCCTACCCGATATGGTCAAACTTCCCAGTTATGAATCATCGGATTCATGGCGGGTGGGAATGCGAGTTGATCGGTCTCAAATCGCTTATTTAGTGATAGAAGATATCGCCGGAGAAAAACGAATTGAATACGAGCTAGGCAATGCGATCGCCAAAATGTTTCCCGGTTTTGTCTTAATTGATGAGCGGGAACCCGATAATTAA
- a CDS encoding TIGR00266 family protein: MSRPIAYKIEHSPSYASLHIDLEPDQTVLVEAGAMAAMDSWIKMKSKMKGGLLKGLGRMVSGESLFISEFTAERKAGQLFVSPAVPGDIKHYLLEGNSLFIQSSSFVASSPTVDIDTTFQGLKGFFSGESFFLIRATGEGDLWFNSYGGIIEIPIAGDYIVDTSYIVAFEDTLDYRVEVLGGLSFRGLKTGILGGEGLVCRFQGTGRLWVQSRSLFPFLNFLNPFRPVQGSSSNSSSASDSSGDE; encoded by the coding sequence ATGAGTCGTCCGATTGCCTATAAAATTGAGCATTCACCCTCCTATGCTTCCTTGCATATTGACTTAGAACCGGACCAAACCGTATTAGTTGAAGCCGGAGCAATGGCGGCAATGGATAGCTGGATTAAAATGAAATCTAAAATGAAAGGGGGACTGCTCAAAGGCTTAGGCCGCATGGTGAGTGGAGAATCTTTATTTATTAGCGAATTCACCGCTGAAAGAAAAGCAGGCCAATTATTTGTATCTCCCGCTGTACCGGGAGATATTAAACATTATCTGTTAGAAGGAAATAGCTTATTCATCCAATCTTCTAGCTTTGTTGCCTCCAGTCCAACGGTGGACATTGACACCACATTTCAAGGACTGAAAGGCTTTTTTAGTGGGGAATCCTTCTTTTTAATCCGAGCAACTGGAGAAGGAGATTTGTGGTTCAACTCCTATGGCGGAATTATAGAAATTCCCATTGCAGGGGACTATATTGTAGATACCAGTTATATAGTCGCCTTTGAAGATACCCTAGACTATCGGGTAGAAGTTTTAGGGGGATTATCCTTCCGGGGATTAAAAACTGGTATTCTGGGTGGGGAAGGGTTAGTTTGTCGCTTTCAAGGCACCGGGCGCTTGTGGGTGCAGTCCCGCAGTTTGTTCCCCTTCTTGAATTTTTTAAATCCGTTTCGCCCGGTGCAAGGTAGTAGCAGCAATAGTAGTAGTGCCAGTGACAGCAGTGGTGATGAATAG
- a CDS encoding glycoside hydrolase family 10 protein: MFDFQNWQFLRVFLLSLSLIPLTTLPTRAQSSFTDVQGHWAQSCIETLKNRRIINGYEDRTFRPNAPVTRAEFATMLDVAFPNATGGRDAVAFTDVPNSYWATPAIRTAYQRGFLSGYPGNRFNPTENIPRVQAWVSLVSGLNYSPQGEPQKLLTEMFDDAGQIPSYARNAIAAATEKRLIVNYPNLRRLNSDRPATRADVSAFLCQALMGRTSPLSSDYVALAPIPIPNSEIRGVWLTNIDSDVLFSKRNLERGMKRLADLNFNTVYPTVWNWGYTLYPSQIAQRVTGKSMQLVTPIDRNHDPNLGQGRDMLKEAIAEGKKNGLRVIPWFEFGFMAPADSELARRHPHWLTERSDGTEVTMEGEHPRVWLNPFHPEVQQFILDLLLEIVTNYEVDGIQLDDHLGLPSEYGYDDYTVSLYKQEHNGNSPPKDPKDPEWLRWRANKITAFKERMFREIKARNPKAIVSLSPNPQQFSYQYYLADWATWEQKGLVEEIVLQLYRNDINVFIEELDRPEVQAARRNIPVGIGILSGLRGRPIPMSQIQEQVEVVREKGFAGVSFFFYESMWSWSDETPTQRERGFGELFPNRADHPSVIDNENWQSHP, from the coding sequence ATGTTTGACTTCCAGAATTGGCAATTTCTCCGGGTATTCCTGCTGAGTCTGTCTCTAATCCCCTTGACAACCCTACCAACAAGGGCCCAATCTTCTTTTACCGATGTGCAAGGACATTGGGCGCAATCTTGCATTGAAACCCTGAAAAATCGGCGGATTATTAATGGGTATGAGGATCGGACATTTCGTCCGAATGCGCCAGTGACGCGGGCGGAATTTGCAACAATGTTGGATGTGGCTTTTCCGAATGCGACAGGGGGACGGGATGCGGTGGCTTTTACGGATGTTCCTAATAGTTATTGGGCAACTCCGGCGATTCGGACTGCTTATCAACGAGGATTTTTATCAGGATATCCAGGAAATCGATTTAATCCTACAGAAAATATTCCTCGGGTTCAGGCTTGGGTGAGTTTGGTGAGTGGGTTAAATTATTCTCCGCAAGGAGAACCCCAGAAGCTGTTAACTGAGATGTTTGATGATGCGGGACAAATTCCGAGTTATGCTCGAAATGCGATCGCAGCAGCAACGGAAAAACGCCTGATTGTTAATTATCCCAATCTCCGGCGTTTAAATAGCGATCGTCCTGCCACTCGTGCAGATGTCTCAGCTTTCCTCTGTCAAGCGCTGATGGGACGCACTTCTCCTCTGTCTTCCGACTATGTTGCCCTTGCGCCCATTCCTATCCCCAATTCAGAAATTCGGGGGGTCTGGTTAACCAATATTGATAGCGATGTCCTCTTTTCTAAGCGCAATCTGGAACGGGGGATGAAACGACTGGCTGACCTCAATTTTAACACCGTTTATCCCACGGTGTGGAATTGGGGATATACCTTATATCCGAGTCAAATCGCGCAACGGGTGACGGGGAAATCGATGCAGTTAGTGACGCCAATTGATCGCAATCATGACCCCAATTTGGGACAAGGACGGGATATGCTCAAAGAGGCGATCGCCGAAGGTAAAAAAAATGGATTGCGGGTGATTCCTTGGTTTGAATTTGGCTTTATGGCCCCAGCAGATTCAGAATTAGCCCGTCGTCATCCCCACTGGCTGACGGAACGCAGTGATGGGACTGAAGTTACAATGGAAGGAGAACATCCTCGGGTTTGGCTGAATCCCTTTCACCCCGAAGTCCAGCAATTTATCCTGGATTTGCTCCTAGAAATTGTCACCAATTATGAAGTAGATGGCATCCAACTGGATGACCATTTAGGGTTACCTTCAGAATATGGCTATGATGATTATACCGTCAGCCTCTACAAACAAGAACATAACGGAAATTCTCCCCCGAAAGACCCGAAAGACCCGGAGTGGTTACGCTGGCGGGCCAATAAAATCACGGCATTTAAAGAACGGATGTTCCGAGAAATTAAAGCACGCAATCCCAAGGCGATCGTGAGTTTATCTCCCAATCCCCAACAGTTCTCATATCAATACTATTTAGCAGACTGGGCAACCTGGGAACAAAAGGGATTAGTGGAAGAAATCGTCTTGCAACTGTATCGGAATGATATTAATGTATTTATTGAGGAGTTAGACCGGCCCGAAGTGCAAGCAGCCCGACGCAATATTCCCGTGGGAATCGGGATTCTCAGTGGGTTACGGGGTCGCCCTATTCCCATGAGTCAAATTCAAGAACAGGTAGAAGTGGTTCGGGAAAAAGGATTTGCCGGAGTCTCTTTCTTTTTCTATGAAAGTATGTGGAGTTGGTCCGATGAAACCCCAACTCAACGGGAACGGGGGTTCGGGGAATTGTTTCCCAATCGGGCCGATCACCCCAGTGTGATTGATAACGAAAATTGGCAATCTCACCCGTAA
- a CDS encoding nuclease A inhibitor family protein, giving the protein MTQTITEELTKLTQDLLWMSEADYPWEVVSCDCSNITPEQLLEQNNLPSDTPVETLSIERFFAPALREQSWHNEEERTTRNRYQELFNFLTEQLKDLIVYRLGEVEIEVYVLGTLEEKTVGLKTTVVET; this is encoded by the coding sequence ATGACCCAAACAATCACCGAAGAACTGACAAAATTAACTCAAGATTTACTCTGGATGAGTGAAGCCGATTATCCCTGGGAAGTTGTTTCCTGTGATTGCTCTAATATCACCCCGGAGCAACTCTTAGAACAGAACAATCTCCCTTCAGATACCCCCGTTGAAACCCTGAGTATAGAGCGTTTTTTTGCCCCAGCACTCCGGGAACAGTCCTGGCATAATGAAGAGGAACGAACCACCAGAAACCGTTATCAAGAGTTATTTAATTTTCTGACTGAACAGTTAAAGGACTTAATTGTTTATCGCCTGGGAGAGGTAGAAATTGAGGTTTATGTTTTGGGAACTCTTGAAGAGAAAACCGTAGGACTCAAAACAACTGTTGTGGAAACCTAA
- a CDS encoding TIGR00266 family protein: MKVNILHQPDCAIAHLILKPGEDILAEAGSMIAMNGNMQVSTTLRQGKGGGIFGGLKRTLAGESLFLSVFRAPSTGGEIFLAPKMLGDICHYQLQEVGLIVQATSYLACTSQVILNLGVPGFQSFFSGESFFWLDMSGRGDLLLSSFGAIYEVWVEGDYIVDTGHIVAFEKTLTFEITKPPGSNWVSAWLSGEGLVCRFKGRGRLFCQTHNPQAFGQLIGSQLSPRTE; the protein is encoded by the coding sequence ATGAAAGTCAATATTTTACATCAACCCGACTGTGCGATCGCTCATCTCATCCTCAAACCCGGTGAAGATATCTTAGCCGAAGCCGGTTCTATGATTGCCATGAATGGCAATATGCAAGTCAGCACCACCCTGCGCCAAGGCAAAGGCGGCGGCATCTTTGGCGGCTTGAAACGCACCCTCGCCGGTGAATCCTTATTTTTAAGCGTCTTTCGTGCCCCCTCCACCGGCGGCGAAATCTTTTTAGCCCCGAAAATGTTAGGAGATATTTGCCACTATCAACTCCAAGAAGTCGGCTTAATTGTCCAAGCCACCTCTTACCTAGCTTGTACCTCTCAAGTTATCCTAAATTTAGGGGTTCCCGGCTTCCAATCCTTCTTCTCTGGAGAAAGTTTTTTTTGGCTCGATATGAGTGGTCGCGGTGACCTCCTTTTAAGTTCCTTTGGGGCTATTTATGAAGTCTGGGTCGAAGGTGATTATATCGTAGATACCGGCCATATTGTCGCTTTTGAAAAAACCCTAACCTTTGAAATTACCAAACCTCCCGGAAGCAACTGGGTCAGCGCATGGCTGAGTGGAGAAGGATTGGTTTGTCGGTTTAAAGGCCGAGGGCGTCTCTTTTGTCAAACCCATAATCCCCAGGCTTTTGGTCAATTGATTGGGTCTCAGTTATCCCCACGCACTGAATAG
- a CDS encoding P-II family nitrogen regulator, which translates to MAQKASKLVIVTEKVLLKKVAKIIDEAGATGYTVVPAGGKGSRGVRSSGQPTVSDAFSNVKFEVLTPNRDMAVKISDEVAAQFFDDYSGIAYICDVMEVLHAHTF; encoded by the coding sequence ATGGCCCAGAAAGCTAGCAAGCTCGTCATCGTCACGGAAAAGGTGCTGCTGAAAAAGGTCGCCAAGATCATCGACGAAGCCGGTGCTACCGGTTATACGGTGGTGCCCGCTGGCGGTAAAGGCAGTCGCGGCGTGCGCTCGTCGGGACAACCCACCGTTAGCGACGCCTTCTCGAATGTAAAGTTCGAGGTACTCACCCCCAATCGGGATATGGCCGTGAAGATTTCGGATGAGGTCGCAGCGCAGTTTTTCGACGATTATTCAGGTATCGCCTATATCTGTGACGTGATGGAGGTACTGCACGCCCACACGTTCTGA
- a CDS encoding fasciclin domain-containing protein codes for MPDIVDIAVSNDSFKTLVAAVQAANLVETLKSPGPFTVFAPTDAAFAKLPPGTIQTLLQNIPQLARILTYHVVSGKLMQADLAKLESVTSVEGSPISIDCSDGFEVKNATVVMADVEADNGVIHVIDNVILMG; via the coding sequence ATGCCCGATATTGTCGATATTGCGGTGAGCAATGACTCCTTTAAAACCCTTGTCGCTGCGGTGCAAGCAGCGAACTTAGTCGAAACCTTAAAAAGCCCCGGTCCTTTCACCGTTTTTGCTCCCACCGATGCCGCCTTTGCCAAATTACCCCCAGGAACCATTCAAACCCTGTTACAGAATATTCCTCAATTGGCTCGAATTTTAACCTATCATGTCGTTTCGGGTAAATTGATGCAAGCGGATTTAGCAAAATTAGAGTCAGTCACCTCGGTGGAAGGGTCTCCGATTTCTATCGATTGTTCCGATGGATTTGAAGTCAAAAATGCCACGGTTGTTATGGCTGATGTGGAAGCCGATAATGGGGTAATTCATGTGATTGATAACGTGATTTTAATGGGTTAA
- a CDS encoding sodium-dependent bicarbonate transport family permease: MDFLSYFFMDFVGQLQSPTLAFLIGGMIIAALGSKLEIPDAIYKFIVFMLLIKVGLSGGIAIRNGNLIEMLLPALFAVVMGILIVFIGRYTLAKLPNVKTVDAIATAGLFGAVSGSTMAAALTVLETQGMEYEPWAGALYPFMDIPALVTAIVVASIYTSKKRASLDEELSKQEYLSKQEYLSKQSVAAGEYPSKPEYPTTRQEYRSQQRITASGYPSKQPEGVKIWPIVKESLEGSALSALLLGLALGLITRPESVYESFYDPLFRGLLSILMLIMGMEAWSRVSELRKVAQWYVVYAVVAPLLHGLIAFGLGMIAHYATGFSLGGVVILAVIAASSSDISGPPTLRAGIPSANPSAYIGASTAIGTPIAIGVGIPLYIAMAHALMGG, translated from the coding sequence ATGGATTTTTTGTCCTATTTCTTTATGGACTTCGTGGGGCAGTTGCAGTCCCCGACACTCGCCTTTCTGATCGGTGGTATGATCATTGCGGCCCTCGGTAGCAAGCTGGAAATTCCAGATGCGATCTATAAGTTCATCGTCTTCATGCTCCTCATAAAAGTCGGTCTCAGCGGCGGCATTGCGATCCGCAATGGCAATCTGATAGAAATGCTCTTGCCCGCGCTGTTCGCCGTGGTAATGGGCATCCTGATCGTGTTCATCGGGCGCTACACGTTGGCCAAACTGCCAAACGTCAAAACCGTGGATGCCATTGCGACTGCGGGCTTGTTCGGTGCCGTGAGTGGTTCTACTATGGCCGCCGCCCTGACGGTACTGGAAACGCAAGGCATGGAATACGAGCCCTGGGCTGGCGCACTCTATCCCTTCATGGACATCCCAGCGCTCGTGACTGCGATCGTCGTGGCCAGCATTTATACTAGCAAGAAGCGCGCTAGCTTAGATGAGGAACTCAGCAAGCAGGAGTATCTCAGCAAGCAGGAGTATCTCAGCAAGCAGTCGGTTGCCGCAGGTGAGTATCCCAGCAAGCCGGAGTATCCCACCACCAGGCAGGAGTATCGCAGCCAGCAGCGCATTACCGCCAGCGGGTATCCCAGCAAGCAGCCCGAGGGGGTCAAAATATGGCCCATCGTGAAGGAAAGCCTTGAGGGTTCTGCCCTATCGGCCCTGCTGCTCGGCCTCGCTTTAGGTCTGATAACCCGCCCGGAAAGTGTCTATGAAAGCTTCTACGACCCCCTCTTCCGCGGCCTGCTTTCGATACTGATGCTAATCATGGGTATGGAGGCTTGGTCAAGGGTTAGCGAGCTACGCAAGGTGGCCCAGTGGTATGTCGTCTATGCCGTGGTAGCGCCGCTGCTGCATGGGCTCATAGCCTTCGGTCTCGGGATGATTGCCCACTACGCCACGGGATTCAGCCTTGGTGGGGTCGTGATCCTGGCCGTCATCGCCGCCTCCAGTTCAGATATCTCAGGGCCGCCCACTTTACGAGCCGGTATCCCGTCGGCCAATCCCTCCGCCTACATCGGGGCGTCCACAGCCATCGGCACGCCGATTGCGATTGGCGTGGGAATACCGCTCTATATTGCGATGGCCCATGCACTGATGGGCGGCTGA
- a CDS encoding NACHT domain-containing protein, translating into MPKISPAFILILTVLVNGFFCMAIAITAASPTSLGILLGVLTLGCGLLCALTCWLPGARVERGFWLFGVLPLIAAVSVYFLLVSESLNPAFQGNLSAASVLLWGLGTGLPTVWVLWQRWQRWQSSAIALRSGLLAAVESEAIARQQQSLHYAVHRYLVREPLTEELPRLWDVEVKIGKHPRRKLAPEQGILEGLQVAAPQQAGVEVLNEVGVRADPETGVLEIGAIAGIVLILGAPGAGKTSTLLELAQELCDRARQNELEPVPVVLDLAHWLDPLPLLTWIEEEVGRKYNVNRKLVRELLADDRLLPLLDGLDELDGDRQEQCLKEIAQSRRQNGQALPLVLCTRMDTYQRRPTRLRLYAAVGVQPLKKQQIERYLLASRSRELWENLQTDPTLFRLAKTPLFLNLMTVAYEEILIHSWKRLKTREERQRYVFNAYIRRQLSRDMEKPIYSRKTEPPAEQTKLWLRWLAGVMSQSNHRIFSTDSLPALRLQPTRKQLQYPLALLLLFIILYAGLFTLIYGWEVGGIYGIFFAIIALSCGGIIALKAPDIELSTTSPRILWQSAIASVSWCLLGFVSFQFIGAILSAVTPREGGVMYLLSVLFFMGSTAPILGLICGLITAIPWMKHLLVRVILWRRGDIPWNYSRFLEYVSQRLFLQRVGWQQYRFIHELLRDRLGES; encoded by the coding sequence ATGCCAAAAATTAGTCCGGCGTTCATTTTGATTTTGACTGTATTGGTGAATGGGTTCTTCTGTATGGCGATCGCCATCACGGCGGCGTCCCCAACGAGTCTCGGCATTTTGCTGGGGGTTTTGACCCTCGGATGTGGACTGTTATGTGCCTTAACCTGTTGGTTACCCGGTGCCAGGGTGGAACGGGGTTTTTGGCTGTTTGGGGTTCTGCCTCTGATTGCGGCGGTGTCGGTGTACTTCCTCCTCGTCAGTGAGTCCCTCAATCCCGCTTTTCAGGGAAATTTAAGCGCTGCATCGGTGTTGTTGTGGGGGTTGGGGACGGGATTGCCGACGGTGTGGGTGCTCTGGCAACGGTGGCAGCGCTGGCAATCCTCGGCGATCGCCTTACGTTCCGGGTTACTGGCAGCAGTTGAAAGTGAAGCGATCGCCCGACAGCAGCAGTCGTTACATTATGCGGTACATCGCTATTTGGTGCGCGAACCCCTGACGGAGGAACTCCCCCGATTGTGGGATGTGGAGGTGAAAATTGGCAAGCACCCGAGACGGAAACTCGCACCGGAACAAGGGATTCTGGAGGGGTTACAGGTGGCAGCACCCCAGCAAGCGGGGGTAGAGGTGCTCAATGAGGTGGGAGTGCGTGCGGACCCGGAAACGGGGGTTCTCGAAATCGGGGCGATCGCCGGAATTGTTTTAATCCTCGGTGCACCGGGTGCGGGGAAAACCAGCACCTTGTTAGAATTAGCCCAAGAGTTATGCGATCGGGCCAGACAAAATGAGCTAGAACCCGTGCCGGTTGTCTTAGATTTAGCACATTGGCTGGATCCGCTCCCGTTGCTCACTTGGATTGAGGAAGAAGTGGGTCGCAAGTATAACGTCAACCGGAAGTTAGTCCGAGAATTGTTGGCAGACGATCGCTTGTTACCCCTCCTAGATGGATTGGACGAACTGGATGGCGATCGACAGGAACAGTGTTTAAAAGAGATTGCCCAATCCAGACGCCAAAATGGACAGGCGCTGCCGTTGGTTCTTTGTACCCGCATGGATACTTACCAACGTCGCCCAACTCGTCTCCGTTTGTATGCAGCAGTCGGAGTTCAACCCTTGAAGAAGCAGCAAATTGAGAGATATTTGCTCGCCTCTCGCAGTCGGGAACTTTGGGAAAATCTGCAAACAGACCCAACATTATTCCGATTAGCCAAAACGCCTTTATTCTTAAATCTGATGACCGTTGCCTACGAGGAAATTTTAATTCATTCCTGGAAACGCCTGAAGACAAGAGAAGAACGGCAGCGCTATGTGTTTAATGCCTATATTCGACGGCAACTGTCGCGGGACATGGAGAAACCCATTTATTCCCGCAAAACCGAACCCCCGGCGGAACAAACCAAACTCTGGTTACGCTGGCTCGCAGGGGTGATGAGTCAGAGCAATCACCGAATATTTTCAACAGATTCTCTTCCGGCGTTACGGTTGCAACCCACCCGGAAACAGTTACAGTATCCCCTGGCCTTGTTGTTGCTTTTTATTATTCTATATGCTGGGTTATTTACCTTGATTTATGGATGGGAAGTGGGGGGAATTTATGGGATATTTTTTGCAATTATTGCCTTAAGTTGTGGGGGAATTATTGCCTTAAAAGCGCCGGATATTGAACTGAGTACCACCTCCCCGCGCATCCTCTGGCAGTCGGCGATCGCCTCGGTGAGTTGGTGCCTTCTTGGTTTCGTAAGTTTTCAATTCATTGGGGCAATTTTATCCGCTGTCACCCCCAGGGAAGGTGGGGTGATGTATTTGCTCTCCGTGCTGTTTTTTATGGGGTCAACCGCCCCTATTTTAGGCTTAATTTGCGGACTGATTACCGCTATTCCCTGGATGAAGCACTTGCTCGTGCGCGTGATATTGTGGCGCAGAGGGGATATTCCCTGGAATTATAGTCGGTTTTTGGAATATGTCAGCCAACGGTTATTTTTACAGCGAGTGGGATGGCAACAGTATCGATTCATTCATGAGTTATTGCGCGATCGCCTCGGTGAGAGTTAA